The following proteins are encoded in a genomic region of Vicinamibacteria bacterium:
- a CDS encoding CHAT domain-containing protein, whose protein sequence is MVRTQWMVADEASAALMVSFHEKLGAGLAKDEALRRAMVQIQKEKAMSHPFFWVGFLLVGDPDRPLSLPTR, encoded by the coding sequence GTGGTTAGGACGCAGTGGATGGTGGCGGACGAGGCGTCGGCCGCCCTGATGGTCTCGTTCCACGAGAAGCTGGGAGCTGGGCTCGCCAAGGACGAGGCCCTACGGCGGGCGATGGTCCAGATCCAAAAGGAGAAGGCCATGTCCCACCCCTTCTTCTGGGTGGGCTTCCTGCTCGTCGGTGATCCAGACCGCCCGCTATCTTTACCGACCCGCTGA